From a region of the Lactuca sativa cultivar Salinas chromosome 4, Lsat_Salinas_v11, whole genome shotgun sequence genome:
- the LOC111892191 gene encoding putative UPF0481 protein At3g02645, whose translation MKSSSSSFSGSHSFTKSNIDQEGWVKTMRKSIIEPDDEEISKIPVCIFTVPKVLLATDPESYIPQEVALGPFHHWREEVYDMQRYKLEAARRTQKFMNTSFERIVESMRKQDEGRIRASYHKFLDMSGEVLVWIMAVDMAFLLEFLRVYSMKEEGRTLEKVTSSMSHLVDASGKKLSHMAILRDLVMVENQIPLFLMKTMLEHQIRDDENKSAAETLKSMLMGLYHELSPFKEQELPDVDIDDCDHLLDFLYHLTVPNNKELHIEAIEIEYEGITEEAGDGDQEKESFAKPSDLRRFTDFIWKILSKSNAALVKIFKKIIFGKPVTVVMKLPWKILSNLPVLKLFKEPVENMLRNFRGDEEQKSKDDSNDSKVPLIEEITIPSVTEMAKAGILFSPVNGGILDISFDNQTCTLYLPVVNLDVNTEVYLRNLVAYEACVAAGPLVVARYTELMNGIIDTEEDAKLLSERGIVLNHLKSDKEVANLWNGMSKSVKLTKVPKMDKVIEDVNKRYAKTWRVKLSKFMKKYVFASWKILTLLAALFMLFLSTVQALCSVYSCARVLHQLPEIPEGTME comes from the coding sequence ATGAAATCCTCATCAAGCAGCTTCTCCGGTTCCCACTCTTTCACCAAATCCAACATCGATCAAGAAGGATGGGTTAAAACCATGCGTAAATCCATCATCGAACCCGATGATGAAGAAATATCTAAAATTCCCGTTTGTATCTTCACTGTCCCTAAAGTACTCCTTGCCACCGACCCTGAATCCTACATCCCACAGGAAGTTGCGTTAGGTCCTTTCCACCATTGGCGGGAGGAGGTCTATGACATGCAAAGGTACAAGCTTGAAGCAGCACGACGTACACAGAAGTTCATGAATACAAGCTTCGAACGCATCGTGGAGTCGATGAGGAAACAAGACGAGGGTCGAATCCGTGCTAGCTACCACAAGTTTCTTGATATGTCTGGAGAGGTATTGGTTTGGATTATGGCTGTTGACATGGCGTTTTTACTGGAGTTCCTTCGGGTGTATTCCATGAAAGAAGAAGGTCGAACACTCGAGAAAGTTACATCCTCGATGTCACATTTGGTGGATGCCTCCGGGAAGAAACTTTCGCATATGGCAATTCTTCGTGATTTGGTTATGGTGGAGAACCAGATCCCGTTGTTTCTCATGAAGACGATGCTGGAGCATCAGATTCGGGATGATGAAAACAAGTCAGCTGCAGAGACATTGAAGTCAATGCTTATGGGGTTGTACCACGAGCTTTCTCCATTTAAAGAACAAGAGTTGCCTGATGTTGACATCGACGACTGTGATCACCTCCTTGACTTTCTTTATCACTTGACTGTGCCAAACAACAAAGAACTCCATATTGAAGCCATTGAGATCGAGTATGAAGGTATCACCGAGGAAGCCGGCGATGGTGATCAAGAGAAAGAATCATTTGCAAAACCTAGTGATCTTCGAAGGTTCAcggattttatttggaaaatccTTTCCAAATCAAACGCCGCTCTGGTAAAGATTTTCAAGAAAATAATTTTCGGCAAGCCAGTTACAGTTGTAATGAAACTGCCATGGAAGATCTTGTCTAACCTTCCTGTACTCAAACTCTTTAAAGAACCCGTAGAAAACATGCTAAGAAACTTTCGTGGTGATGAAGAGCAGAAATCAAAGGACGATAGTAACGATTCGAAGGTGCCATTAATAGAGGAAATAACGATCCCATCCGTAACTGAAATGGCCAAAGCTGGGATCCTTTTTTCACCCGTTAATGGTGGAATCTTAGACATTAGCTTCGATAACCAAACATGTACCCTTTACCTCCCAGTAGTCAATCTGGACGTAAACACAGAGGTGTATTTGAGAAACTTGGTAGCATATGAAGCCTGTGTTGCAGCGGGGCCATTGGTGGTGGCACGTTACACTGAGCTAATGAATGGAATAATTGATACTGAAGAAGACGCAAAGCTTTTAAGTGAAAGAGGGATAGTTTTGAACCATTTAAAGAGCGACAAAGAGGTTGCAAATTTATGGAATGGCATGAGCAAATCTGTGAAATTAACCAAAGTTCCCAAAATGGATAAGGTTATTGAAGATGTGAATAAAAGGTATGCTAAAACATGGAGAGTTAAATTGTCGAAGTTCATGAAGAAGTATGTATTTGCATCGTGGAAGATTCTCACTTTGTTGGCTGCTTTGTTTATGTTGTTCTTGTCGACTGTTCAAGCTCTCTGCTCTGTGTACAGTTGTGCTCGTGTGCTTCATCAGCTCCCAGAAATTCCAGAAGGGACGATGGAGTGA